The Kordia sp. SMS9 genome window below encodes:
- a CDS encoding NADH:ubiquinone reductase (Na(+)-transporting) subunit D has translation MAKDSKLILDPLTDNNPITIQVLGICSALAITAELEASIVMSISVLFVMGVGNVVISLMRNIIPSKIRIIVQLIVVATLVIIVDQVLKAYAYELSKTLGAFVGLIITNCIIMGRFEAFALGNGPWRSFLDGIGNALGYAVILIIVGFFRELLGSGTLLGIQILGDPVAKTGLYAFGYENNGFMLLSPMALIVVGIIIWIQRSRNRALIED, from the coding sequence ATGGCAAAAGATAGTAAGTTAATATTAGATCCATTAACGGACAATAACCCAATCACAATTCAAGTATTGGGAATCTGCTCTGCATTGGCAATTACAGCAGAATTAGAAGCATCGATTGTAATGTCTATCTCCGTACTATTTGTAATGGGAGTTGGAAACGTCGTAATATCTTTGATGCGAAACATCATTCCTTCAAAAATTCGAATCATTGTACAGCTAATTGTAGTGGCAACACTAGTAATTATTGTAGATCAAGTACTAAAAGCCTATGCGTACGAATTGAGTAAAACGTTGGGAGCTTTCGTAGGTTTGATCATTACAAACTGTATCATTATGGGACGATTTGAAGCATTTGCTTTAGGAAATGGACCTTGGAGATCATTTTTAGACGGAATTGGAAACGCACTTGGTTATGCAGTTATCTTAATTATTGTAGGATTCTTTAGAGAATTGCTAGGTTCTGGAACATTATTAGGAATCCAAATACTCGGAGATCCAGTAGCAAAAACAGGATTATATGCATTTGGATATGAAAATAACGGATTCATGTTGTTATCTCCAATGGCATTAATCGTAGTAGGAATTATTATTTGGATACAACGTTCAAGAAACAGAGCTTTAATCGAAGACTAA
- a CDS encoding prolyl oligopeptidase family serine peptidase, with protein MTRTLLLLVFLFSFGSTIAQKKAITHDDYDLWEIITNTQISVQGKIIVSTIKKNTRRGDGYLEIYNNQTKNKARYFNGDESAITEDEKFVIFQKKVKYATKRIEKKDKVKEKDQQKEVLYIYDVANNAIYDSITRVKSYTLPLRNSNYFVVEKFKNKKDSIKGDSLPAWKNNYALVYDIKTKQQDTIFDIKDVTVPRNGNTFYYTTKHKKRKKKAKAIHAYNTATKTSKVIDSSWYDYKKLSANKLGNQLTFIADSDSTKTDSSTFKLYAYKNDTLKLLLDNEDAYLGKNETLSGTKQPFFSENSKRLYFYSKVKSLHKKDTTLLDDEIPEVDVWSWNDEITQPRQKANSSTYKEDTRLYSYNVEKERYVKLQDDVIDNITLFGKYQKKYVIGVDYTPYATETWKSPTERDYYVIDIETGKKRLLSKRITSSINMAPDGKHGFYFDRNTYDWISVDLETLQMRNLTQNLKVAFENERNDIPASARAYGNGGFDKEGNLLLYDRYDIWKVALDGSAKPKNITRKGRRKKTVYRTKKLNRKNWLFASYIDGKLLLSGFNEENKTSGIYLLDDGKLIERIPSDTHLISSYQKAEKADVFTFTKQTFAKYPDVSVTTDNFRSHTKITALNLQQKDFKWGTSELTSWKAYDGTKLEGIIYKPEDFDPNKKYPLMVYFYERNADNLNYYYSPKPSASTVNYPYLVSNDYIVFVPDIVYKTGQPGDDAYNCIVSGTEAMEKKGYIDSSRMAIQGQSWGGYQVAYLVTKTNKYKAAMAGAPVSNMTSAYGGIRWGSGYSRMFQYEKTQSRIGKNLWDGFDLYVKNSPLFHLPNVETPLLIMHNDNDGAVPYYQGIELFMGMRRLKKPAWLLVYNNEAHNLRKMKNKQDLSIRMMQFFDHYLKDAPAPTWMTKGVPRAEKGINFGYELDKQ; from the coding sequence ATGACGCGTACACTACTATTACTAGTATTTCTTTTCTCCTTTGGAAGTACAATTGCACAAAAAAAAGCCATTACTCACGACGATTATGATTTGTGGGAAATTATTACAAATACTCAAATTTCCGTACAAGGAAAAATAATTGTTTCAACAATTAAAAAGAACACGCGAAGAGGTGACGGCTATTTGGAAATTTACAACAATCAAACTAAAAATAAAGCACGTTATTTCAACGGTGATGAGAGCGCCATAACAGAAGATGAAAAGTTTGTTATCTTTCAAAAAAAGGTAAAATACGCAACCAAACGTATAGAGAAGAAAGATAAAGTTAAAGAGAAAGATCAACAAAAAGAGGTGCTTTACATTTACGATGTTGCCAACAATGCCATCTATGATTCCATTACACGTGTAAAATCGTATACACTTCCGTTGAGAAATAGTAATTACTTTGTTGTAGAAAAATTCAAAAACAAAAAAGATTCCATCAAAGGAGACAGTTTGCCCGCTTGGAAAAACAATTACGCGCTTGTATACGATATAAAAACAAAACAGCAAGATACTATTTTTGACATCAAAGATGTAACGGTTCCTAGAAATGGAAATACATTTTACTACACCACCAAACATAAAAAACGTAAAAAGAAAGCCAAAGCTATACACGCATACAATACTGCTACAAAAACCAGCAAAGTGATTGATAGTTCATGGTATGATTACAAAAAACTAAGTGCAAACAAGCTTGGCAATCAACTCACATTCATTGCAGACAGTGATTCTACAAAGACAGATTCTTCAACTTTCAAATTGTATGCGTACAAAAATGATACATTGAAATTATTATTAGATAACGAAGATGCATATTTAGGAAAAAATGAAACCCTAAGTGGTACTAAGCAACCTTTCTTTTCTGAGAATAGTAAGCGACTGTATTTTTATTCTAAAGTAAAAAGCTTACACAAAAAAGATACGACACTTTTAGACGACGAAATTCCTGAAGTAGATGTATGGAGTTGGAATGACGAGATAACACAGCCACGACAAAAGGCAAATAGCAGCACATACAAAGAAGATACGCGACTGTATAGTTACAATGTAGAAAAAGAACGGTATGTAAAACTTCAAGATGATGTTATTGACAATATCACACTATTTGGTAAGTACCAAAAAAAATATGTGATAGGAGTCGATTATACTCCGTATGCAACGGAAACATGGAAGTCACCTACGGAGCGTGATTATTATGTAATTGATATAGAAACAGGGAAGAAACGACTGCTTTCAAAAAGAATAACTTCCTCTATAAATATGGCGCCCGATGGAAAACATGGATTCTATTTTGACAGAAATACTTACGATTGGATTTCTGTTGATTTGGAAACATTGCAAATGCGCAACTTAACTCAAAACCTAAAAGTAGCGTTTGAAAATGAACGAAATGATATTCCTGCATCTGCAAGAGCATACGGTAATGGAGGTTTTGACAAAGAAGGAAATCTACTCTTATATGATCGATATGATATTTGGAAAGTAGCACTTGACGGATCAGCAAAACCCAAAAATATCACCAGAAAAGGAAGACGAAAAAAGACGGTGTATAGAACTAAAAAATTAAACCGAAAAAACTGGCTATTTGCTTCATATATAGATGGAAAACTATTGCTTTCTGGATTCAACGAAGAAAATAAAACAAGCGGTATATATTTGCTAGATGATGGAAAATTAATAGAACGAATTCCATCAGATACACACCTAATTTCTAGCTATCAAAAAGCTGAAAAAGCGGATGTATTCACATTTACAAAGCAAACGTTTGCAAAATATCCAGATGTATCTGTAACGACAGATAATTTTAGATCACACACAAAAATCACAGCACTAAATCTACAGCAAAAAGATTTTAAATGGGGAACTTCCGAATTGACTTCTTGGAAAGCCTATGACGGAACCAAACTCGAAGGAATCATTTACAAGCCAGAAGATTTTGATCCGAATAAAAAATACCCATTAATGGTATATTTCTATGAAAGAAACGCCGATAACTTGAATTATTATTATTCGCCAAAACCAAGTGCTTCTACGGTAAACTATCCGTATTTGGTAAGCAATGATTATATTGTATTTGTGCCAGACATTGTATACAAAACAGGTCAGCCAGGTGATGACGCCTACAATTGTATTGTTTCTGGTACCGAAGCGATGGAAAAGAAAGGATATATTGATAGCAGTCGCATGGCAATACAAGGACAAAGTTGGGGCGGATATCAAGTTGCCTACTTAGTGACCAAAACCAACAAATACAAAGCTGCAATGGCAGGCGCACCTGTTAGTAATATGACATCAGCCTATGGTGGAATTCGTTGGGGAAGTGGCTACAGCAGAATGTTTCAATATGAAAAAACACAAAGTCGCATTGGTAAAAACCTGTGGGACGGATTTGATTTATATGTGAAAAATTCGCCATTATTTCACTTGCCAAATGTGGAAACTCCACTGCTCATCATGCATAACGACAATGACGGAGCGGTTCCGTATTATCAAGGAATAGAACTCTTCATGGGAATGCGACGCCTAAAAAAACCTGCGTGGTTACTTGTATACAACAACGAAGCACACAACTTGCGTAAAATGAAAAACAAGCAAGATCTTTCTATCAGAATGATGCAATTTTTTGATCATTACCTAAAAGATGCACCTGCGCCCACGTGGATGACCAAAGGTGTTCCAAGAGCTGAAAAAGGCATCAACTTTGGGTATGAGCTTGACAAACAATAA
- the nqrF gene encoding NADH:ubiquinone reductase (Na(+)-transporting) subunit F codes for MILQASTTGTIVATVSAFLLITLVLVALLLYVKQKLSPSGPVKITINGEREIEVASGSTLLTTLGGEKIFLPSACGGGGTCIQCECHVLEGGGEALPTEVPHFTRKELKHGARLACQVKVKQDMNITIPEEVFGIKKWEATVVRNYNVASFIKEFVVEIPEDMGYKAGGYIQIEIPPCEIKYEDIDITAHPEEHETPDKFQAEWDKFGLWPLVMKNNEVVERAYSMASFPAEGREIMLNVRIATPPWDRAKNQWMNVNPGVASSYIFAQKPGDKVTISGPYGEFFINESESEMLYVGGGAGMAPMRSHLYHLFKTIKTGRKVTYWYGGRSKRELFYIEHFRELERDFPNFKFYMALSEPLEEDNWKVKTDINDEAGDGFVGFIHNCVIDNYLNHHEEPEDIELYFCGPPLMNQAVQKMGEDFGIPDENIRFDDFGG; via the coding sequence ATGATATTACAAGCAAGTACAACAGGAACAATCGTAGCAACAGTTAGTGCCTTTTTACTAATCACATTAGTACTCGTTGCACTATTGTTATATGTAAAACAAAAACTATCACCATCAGGACCCGTAAAAATTACGATCAATGGTGAGCGCGAAATAGAAGTTGCTTCAGGAAGTACACTTTTAACTACGTTAGGAGGCGAAAAAATATTTTTACCATCTGCTTGTGGTGGAGGTGGAACTTGTATTCAGTGCGAATGCCACGTATTAGAAGGTGGAGGAGAAGCATTGCCAACAGAAGTGCCACACTTTACAAGAAAAGAACTAAAACACGGCGCACGTCTCGCTTGTCAAGTAAAAGTAAAGCAAGACATGAACATTACAATTCCAGAAGAAGTATTTGGAATTAAAAAGTGGGAAGCAACCGTAGTTCGTAACTACAACGTAGCATCATTCATTAAGGAATTTGTTGTTGAAATTCCAGAAGATATGGGATACAAAGCTGGTGGATATATTCAAATTGAAATTCCTCCATGTGAGATAAAATACGAAGATATTGACATTACGGCGCATCCAGAAGAACACGAAACGCCAGACAAATTTCAGGCAGAGTGGGACAAATTTGGATTATGGCCGTTAGTGATGAAAAACAATGAGGTAGTAGAACGTGCGTATTCAATGGCTTCTTTCCCAGCAGAAGGACGCGAAATCATGTTGAATGTGCGTATTGCAACACCGCCATGGGACAGAGCTAAAAACCAATGGATGAATGTAAATCCGGGAGTAGCATCGTCGTACATCTTTGCACAAAAACCAGGAGACAAAGTAACTATTTCTGGCCCTTACGGGGAATTCTTCATTAACGAATCAGAATCAGAAATGTTATACGTTGGTGGTGGAGCAGGAATGGCGCCAATGCGTTCACACTTATACCACTTATTCAAAACGATTAAAACTGGAAGAAAAGTAACGTATTGGTATGGAGGTCGTTCCAAGCGCGAGTTATTCTACATAGAACACTTTAGAGAATTAGAAAGAGACTTTCCAAACTTTAAATTCTACATGGCACTTTCTGAACCATTAGAAGAAGACAACTGGAAAGTGAAAACAGATATCAATGACGAAGCAGGAGATGGTTTTGTAGGTTTCATTCACAACTGTGTAATTGATAACTACTTAAATCATCATGAAGAGCCAGAAGACATCGAATTATACTTCTGTGGGCCACCATTAATGAACCAAGCCGTTCAAAAAATGGGAGAAGACTTCGGAATTCCAGACGAAAACATCCGATTTGATGACTTTGGAGGATAA
- a CDS encoding Na(+)-translocating NADH-quinone reductase subunit F gives MEKLTKQQLHNLAMNIVGKELEEKGFEFLAVNSKLNKHPQFVCIDANNKKKFVLVKAVSYPEDPKEYDAIWMETFKQHVEKFEAELYFAGVGLGNADNPLEEVVKDQPYVLDYDGLIQIL, from the coding sequence ATGGAAAAGTTAACGAAACAACAATTGCATAATCTCGCGATGAATATCGTAGGAAAAGAGTTAGAAGAAAAAGGATTTGAATTCTTGGCAGTCAACAGCAAACTCAACAAGCATCCACAATTTGTGTGTATTGATGCTAACAATAAAAAAAAGTTTGTGCTGGTCAAAGCAGTTAGCTATCCAGAAGATCCAAAAGAATATGATGCCATTTGGATGGAAACTTTCAAACAGCATGTAGAAAAATTTGAAGCTGAACTCTACTTTGCAGGTGTTGGACTCGGAAACGCCGATAATCCATTAGAAGAAGTAGTAAAAGACCAACCATACGTACTCGATTATGATGGTTTAATACAAATACTATAA
- a CDS encoding NADH:ubiquinone reductase (Na(+)-transporting) subunit B: protein MSLKDKLHNLKEKYKGKKMAPAFNALHTFLYLPNETTHNGTHVKAADDLKRTMNTVILALVPCLIFGIFNAGYQHYLGLGEIEASNGFLGSTFWTFDNLIHGAWKVLPLVIVSYGVGLAVEFLFAVIKGHEVEEGYLVTGMLVPLIVPVDIPLWMLSVAVIFGVVIGKEVFGGTGMNILNPALTIRAFLFFAYPTWMSGDKVWVSEAVERDQLIAAGQNVDAISGETVLGYYAKAGQELTIAGTNGGTDIVTTYGDRAADLYSYSDMFWGLIPGSIGETSKFLIIFGALFLIFTKIGSWRIMLSTVIGALVMGLIFNGVVDAGIIGESSKFYGLMSVPFWQHLIIGSILFGAVYMATDPVTASQTNKGKWIYGFLIGFISIMIRVFNPAYPEGVFLAILLMNVFAPTIDHYVVQSNVKKRMKRLKVKTA from the coding sequence ATGAGCTTAAAAGACAAATTACACAATTTAAAAGAAAAGTATAAAGGGAAAAAAATGGCGCCTGCATTCAATGCATTGCACACATTTTTATACTTGCCTAACGAAACTACGCACAACGGAACGCATGTAAAAGCGGCTGACGATTTAAAGCGTACGATGAACACTGTTATTCTTGCATTGGTTCCATGTTTAATCTTTGGAATTTTCAATGCAGGATACCAACACTATTTAGGATTGGGTGAAATTGAAGCGTCTAATGGATTCTTAGGAAGTACATTTTGGACGTTTGATAACTTAATTCACGGTGCATGGAAAGTATTGCCTTTAGTAATTGTTTCTTATGGTGTCGGATTGGCAGTAGAATTCTTATTCGCGGTCATCAAAGGACACGAAGTAGAAGAAGGATACTTAGTAACGGGAATGTTAGTACCATTAATTGTTCCAGTTGATATTCCATTATGGATGTTGTCTGTAGCGGTTATTTTCGGTGTTGTCATCGGGAAAGAAGTTTTCGGTGGAACAGGAATGAACATCTTAAATCCAGCATTAACCATCAGAGCCTTTCTATTCTTCGCCTATCCAACATGGATGTCGGGAGACAAAGTATGGGTGAGTGAAGCTGTTGAAAGAGATCAACTAATTGCTGCAGGACAAAATGTCGATGCTATTTCAGGAGAAACTGTACTAGGATACTACGCAAAAGCAGGACAAGAACTCACTATAGCAGGAACCAACGGAGGAACAGACATTGTAACTACGTATGGAGATAGAGCTGCAGATTTATATTCGTATTCAGATATGTTTTGGGGATTAATTCCAGGATCTATTGGAGAAACGTCTAAATTCTTAATCATCTTTGGTGCCTTATTCTTAATCTTTACCAAAATTGGAAGTTGGAGAATCATGCTAAGTACTGTAATTGGTGCCTTAGTGATGGGATTAATTTTCAACGGCGTTGTAGATGCAGGAATTATCGGAGAATCGAGTAAATTTTACGGATTAATGAGTGTTCCTTTCTGGCAACATTTAATTATAGGAAGTATCTTGTTTGGAGCGGTTTACATGGCAACAGATCCAGTAACTGCTTCGCAAACAAACAAAGGAAAATGGATTTACGGGTTCTTAATTGGTTTCATTTCGATTATGATTCGTGTGTTCAATCCAGCATATCCAGAAGGTGTATTCTTAGCAATATTGTTAATGAATGTATTCGCACCAACCATTGATCACTACGTGGTTCAATCGAATGTGAAGAAAAGAATGAAACGTCTAAAAGTAAAAACAGCTTAA
- a CDS encoding FAD:protein FMN transferase: MKAITFPLYLCIAFLTTSCAEKPKDLMMHKNQGFALGNTYNIQYEIHDEKEEYQQDIENIFHEVNTSMSAYIPTSDISRINRGDNSVVIDKHFREVYDFSREVYEKTDGFFDPSVGALVNAWGFGPEKPINNLTKQQVDSIMAFTGFDKVRISKEGKVYKDNPSLTFDFNALGKGYAIDLIGKMFDEKGIKNYIIEVGGEILTKGKNIKQVKKWAVAIDSPVQESSERQYTEYITLENKAMATSGNYRKYRVDPETGDHYVHILNAKTGYPMKNNVLSVFVIADNCITADAYATAFMVMPYEKTKKLLSELQGVDAYIVSKDQYGNVQKYTTNGFQNVITTKF, from the coding sequence ATGAAAGCAATTACATTTCCCCTATACTTATGTATAGCTTTTCTAACTACTTCTTGCGCTGAAAAACCCAAAGACTTGATGATGCATAAAAACCAAGGATTTGCACTTGGTAACACGTATAACATTCAATACGAAATTCACGACGAAAAAGAAGAGTATCAACAAGATATTGAAAATATTTTTCACGAAGTAAACACATCGATGTCTGCATACATTCCAACATCTGATATCTCCAGAATTAATAGAGGTGATAACAGTGTAGTTATTGATAAACATTTTCGTGAAGTGTATGATTTCTCAAGAGAAGTCTATGAAAAAACAGATGGCTTTTTCGATCCAAGTGTAGGTGCTTTGGTCAATGCTTGGGGATTTGGTCCTGAAAAACCAATCAACAACCTCACAAAACAACAAGTAGACAGCATTATGGCTTTTACAGGATTTGATAAAGTACGGATTTCTAAAGAAGGAAAAGTATATAAAGACAATCCGTCGTTAACTTTTGATTTCAATGCTTTGGGAAAAGGCTATGCAATTGATCTTATTGGTAAAATGTTTGATGAAAAAGGCATCAAAAACTATATCATTGAAGTTGGTGGAGAAATCTTAACGAAAGGGAAAAATATCAAACAAGTAAAAAAATGGGCAGTAGCTATTGATAGTCCCGTGCAGGAATCCAGCGAGCGTCAATACACAGAATACATTACGCTTGAAAACAAAGCAATGGCAACTTCTGGAAACTACCGAAAATACAGAGTTGATCCAGAAACGGGTGATCATTATGTACACATTCTAAATGCAAAAACCGGCTACCCAATGAAAAACAATGTATTGAGTGTTTTTGTAATTGCTGATAATTGTATAACAGCGGATGCGTACGCGACTGCGTTTATGGTAATGCCGTATGAAAAAACAAAAAAATTGCTCAGCGAGTTACAAGGAGTTGATGCTTACATTGTAAGTAAAGATCAATATGGAAACGTTCAAAAATATACGACAAATGGTTTTCAAAACGTAATCACTACGAAGTTTTAA
- the nqrE gene encoding NADH:ubiquinone reductase (Na(+)-transporting) subunit E, which yields MEHIELFFKSIFIDNMVFATFLGMCSYLAVSKKVTTAVGLGAAVIFVLAITVPLNWLLDQYILQPGALTWLGAEYADYDLSFLSFIMFIATIATMVQLVEIIVEKFSPSLYNSLGIFLPLIAVNCAILGGSLFMQSREIATLGLATTYGVGSGIGWFLAILAIAAIREKIRYSDVPPPLRGLGITFIITGLMAIGFMSFGGMLTGGDEAEKPKENTAQIETVKDNSTTKEIANNTKVIN from the coding sequence ATGGAACATATAGAATTATTTTTCAAATCAATATTCATAGATAACATGGTATTTGCAACGTTCTTAGGAATGTGTTCGTACTTAGCGGTATCTAAAAAAGTAACGACTGCTGTTGGATTGGGAGCTGCGGTAATCTTCGTATTAGCCATCACAGTACCGTTAAACTGGTTGCTAGACCAATACATCTTGCAACCTGGTGCTTTAACTTGGTTGGGCGCAGAATATGCTGACTACGATTTAAGTTTCTTATCGTTTATCATGTTCATTGCAACCATTGCAACCATGGTACAATTGGTAGAAATCATTGTAGAAAAGTTCTCTCCGTCACTCTACAACTCTTTGGGAATATTTTTACCACTAATTGCGGTAAACTGTGCCATCTTAGGAGGTTCATTATTCATGCAATCAAGAGAAATTGCTACCTTAGGATTGGCGACTACTTATGGCGTAGGATCAGGAATTGGATGGTTCTTGGCGATCTTAGCCATCGCAGCTATTCGTGAAAAAATCAGATACTCGGATGTGCCACCACCATTAAGAGGTTTAGGAATTACCTTTATCATTACGGGATTAATGGCTATCGGATTTATGAGTTTTGGAGGCATGTTAACAGGAGGAGATGAAGCAGAAAAGCCAAAAGAAAATACGGCTCAGATCGAAACTGTAAAAGACAATAGTACTACAAAAGAAATCGCTAACAATACAAAAGTAATTAATTAG
- a CDS encoding Na(+)-translocating NADH-quinone reductase subunit A yields the protein MSKDIRIKKGLDIKLVGEAEKTTVAAKASSYYAIKPEDFHSIIPKMLVKVGHKVKAGQALFHSKLDEALLFPSPVSGEISEIVRGAKRKILEIRILADATQTHHDFGKKDAAKMSGDEVKKHLLAAGCWPFIKQRPYDVIADPAKSPKAIFVSGHDSAPLAADLEYTLAGKEAELTAALTALTKLTEGSVHVVTKKGGNSPLANVAGTSSHTVSGPHPAGNVGTHINKIDPVNKGEVVWTVAAKDLVIIGEVLLSGKFNATRTIAITGSQITKPQYVTAIAGANIKDLVADNINLDNTRVISGNPLSGKQESAEGNIGFYDNQITAIPEGDDYEFFGWNKPIFDKVSVSRAFTFSWLKPNKKYDLNTNTNGEHRAFVTTGTFEQVFPLDIYPMQTLKACMYSDLDEMEALGMYEVAPEDFALTEFVCVSKQPHQKIIREGLDLMLKEIG from the coding sequence ATGTCAAAAGACATTCGCATAAAAAAAGGCTTAGATATTAAGCTTGTTGGCGAAGCAGAAAAAACTACAGTAGCTGCAAAAGCAAGTAGTTATTATGCGATAAAGCCCGAAGATTTTCACAGTATCATTCCTAAAATGTTGGTGAAAGTCGGTCATAAAGTTAAAGCCGGTCAGGCACTTTTCCATTCCAAATTAGACGAAGCATTACTATTTCCATCTCCTGTAAGTGGAGAAATTTCAGAGATTGTTCGTGGAGCAAAACGTAAAATTTTAGAGATTAGAATTTTAGCAGATGCCACACAGACACATCATGATTTTGGAAAGAAAGATGCTGCAAAAATGTCTGGTGATGAGGTTAAAAAACACTTGCTTGCTGCAGGTTGTTGGCCTTTCATCAAGCAACGTCCGTATGATGTCATTGCAGATCCAGCAAAATCGCCAAAAGCAATTTTTGTTTCTGGACATGACAGTGCGCCGTTAGCAGCAGATTTGGAATATACCTTAGCAGGAAAAGAAGCAGAATTGACTGCAGCTTTGACAGCATTAACCAAACTTACTGAAGGAAGCGTTCATGTTGTTACAAAAAAAGGAGGCAATTCTCCTTTGGCAAATGTAGCAGGAACTTCTTCTCATACCGTTTCTGGTCCGCATCCAGCAGGAAATGTTGGAACGCATATCAATAAAATTGATCCTGTAAACAAAGGAGAAGTTGTATGGACAGTAGCTGCCAAAGACCTAGTGATTATCGGTGAAGTGTTGCTTTCAGGAAAGTTTAATGCTACACGCACCATCGCGATCACTGGTTCACAAATAACAAAACCACAGTATGTAACTGCTATTGCTGGTGCCAACATTAAAGATTTGGTAGCAGACAATATCAATTTAGATAACACGAGAGTCATTAGTGGAAATCCATTGTCAGGAAAGCAGGAAAGTGCAGAAGGCAATATCGGTTTCTATGACAACCAAATCACAGCGATTCCAGAAGGAGACGACTACGAATTCTTCGGATGGAACAAGCCTATTTTTGATAAGGTGAGTGTGTCGAGAGCATTTACATTTTCATGGTTAAAGCCAAACAAAAAATACGATCTCAACACCAATACAAACGGAGAGCACAGAGCATTTGTGACTACAGGAACTTTTGAGCAAGTATTCCCGTTAGATATTTATCCAATGCAAACGTTGAAAGCATGTATGTATTCAGATTTAGACGAAATGGAAGCTTTAGGAATGTATGAAGTAGCTCCAGAAGATTTTGCATTGACAGAATTTGTATGTGTGTCAAAACAACCACATCAAAAAATTATCAGAGAAGGTTTAGATTTAATGCTTAAAGAAATAGGATAG
- a CDS encoding Na(+)-translocating NADH-quinone reductase subunit C, translating to MEKRTDKNSYTVIFAIGMVLVVGAILAYLASTFRPMIAENERLEKQQNILYAMGVNNNEPGSATFVSTQDAPKLFQQYIKEQLVIEDGEVKTDDQAYLIDVKKEQTRAKAGKSRRLPLFVGEKDGKKFYIAPIRGKGLWDAIWGYIAMDENMVVQGVYFDHKGETPGLGANIKQRYFMDDFSGEHLLTDSGSFKGITVSKTNADPTNKDKEDYEVDAIAGATITGDGISAMIKKDLRLYVPYFKNLKNRG from the coding sequence ATGGAAAAAAGAACAGATAAAAATTCATATACCGTTATATTCGCCATTGGAATGGTGTTGGTAGTGGGAGCAATACTTGCGTATTTAGCTTCTACATTCAGACCGATGATCGCAGAAAATGAGCGTTTGGAAAAGCAACAAAACATCTTGTATGCTATGGGCGTTAACAACAACGAACCAGGAAGTGCAACGTTTGTTTCTACACAAGATGCTCCAAAATTATTTCAACAATACATCAAAGAGCAACTTGTTATTGAAGATGGAGAAGTAAAAACAGACGATCAAGCGTATTTAATCGATGTTAAAAAAGAGCAAACCAGAGCAAAAGCAGGGAAGTCCAGAAGACTGCCTTTATTTGTAGGTGAAAAAGATGGAAAGAAATTCTACATCGCACCCATTAGAGGAAAAGGACTTTGGGATGCCATTTGGGGATACATTGCTATGGACGAAAATATGGTAGTTCAGGGTGTATACTTCGATCACAAAGGAGAAACACCAGGACTAGGAGCTAACATCAAGCAGCGTTACTTTATGGATGATTTCTCTGGAGAACATTTATTAACAGATTCAGGAAGTTTCAAAGGAATTACAGTTTCAAAAACAAACGCTGACCCTACGAATAAAGACAAAGAAGATTACGAAGTTGATGCGATTGCAGGAGCAACTATTACAGGTGACGGAATTTCAGCCATGATCAAAAAAGATTTAAGGTTGTACGTGCCATATTTTAAGAACTTAAAAAATAGAGGATAA